The Nitrospira sp. sequence TCGCCCGGGTCGAATTGGGAGCGCAGTCCTACAACACCATCGGTCGCATGAACGGCAAGCCCGCGGCCATCGTGGCTATCTACCAGCTGCCGGGCTCGAATGCCATTCAGACCATGGATCAAGCCAAACAACTGATGGAAACGCTGAAAAAGCGGTTCCCGGGGGATTTGGACTATGTCATCTCCTTGGACACGACGCTCTCGGTGCGGGAAGGCATCAAGGAGATCGTCGATACGCTGTGGGAGGCGCTGCTGCTGGTCATCATCGTGGTATTCATTTTTCTCCAGGGTTGGCGCGCGACGTTGATCCCGCTGTTGGCTGTTCCCGTCTCGCTCGTCGGCACCTTCATGCTGTTTCCACTGTTGGGATTCTCGATCAACACGCTCTCGCTCTTCGGGCTCGTGCTGGCCATCGGTTTGGTCGTGGACGACGCAATCGTGGTCGTGGAAGCGGTCGAGCATCATATCGAGCAAGGCCTCTCTCCCAAGGAGGCGACTCTCAAAGCCATGCAACAGGTTTCGGGGCCGGTCATGGCCATCGCGCTCATCTTGGTAGCCGTATTCGTGCCAACGGCATTCATCCCCGGCATTACCGGCCGGCTGTACCAGCAGTTTGCGATCACCATCGCGGTGTCGGTGATCATCTCCGCGTTCAACGCCCTCACACTGAGCCCGGCCCTCTCCGCGCTGCTCCTTCGGAGAAAGACCCAGAGCCGAGGCCCATTGGGATGGTTTTTCGGGTGGTTCAATCGCGTCTTCGGCCGTGCAACCGATTGGTACGTGCGCGTCTGTGGCGGACTCATACGCAAGGCAGCCTTCTCGATGCTCTTCCTGGTGCTGGTGGCTGTGGCGTCAGGTTGGTTCGGGTCGAAACTGCCCAGCGGGTTCCTGCCGATGGAGGACCAGGGTTACCTGTTCTTGAACGTCCAATTGCCGACGGCGGCATCGCTGCAGCGTACCGATGCGGTCTGCGAGAAGATTCAGGCCATCCTGAAGGAAACGCCAGGCGTTCAGTACGCCACGTCCGTGGTCGGGTTCAGTCTGTTGAGCACCGTCAGCACGACCTACAACGCATTCTTCTTTGTCACACTCGCCCCATGGGAGGAACGGCATCAGCCGGAGGAGAAGCTGCTTGGGATCTATCAACACATTAAGGGCAAATTGGACGGACTTTCAGAGGCGCAGGCCTTTGCGTTTCCACCGCCCGCCATTCCAGGGATCGGCACCTCCGGCGGTGTCTCGTTCATCCTTGAGGATCGAGCCGGAAAAGATGTTGCGTTTCTCGCTCAACAGACGGAGGCCTTCATGGACGCGGCACGCACGCGTCCGGAAATCGAAAGAATCAATACCACCTTCATTCCCAACGCTCCGCAGCTCTTCGCGAAAGTAGATCGCGAGAAAGCGTTGAAACAGGACGTCAACCTCGGCGATGTCTACCAAACCGTGCAAGCATTTATGGGCGGTGTGATGATCAACTACTTCAACCGATTCGGTCGCGTCTGGCAAGTCTACGTGCAAGCCGATGGCGAGTTCAGGACCCGCTCCGAAAACGTCGGCCAGTTTTACGTGAGGAACGCCTCCGGTGACGCGGTGCCCCTTTCCACCCTCGTGTCAATGGAGTCGGTGGACGGACCGGAGTTCACGATGCGCTACAACGGGTACCGCAGCGCCCAGCTCTTCGTCGGCGCAGCGCCCGGCTACAGTTCAGGCCAGGTGATGCAGGCGCTGGAATCGGTGTTCAAGGAGACGATGCCCGGCGAGATGGGCTACGACTATATCGGCATGTCGTTCCAGGAGAAGGTCGCGGCGGCAGGCGTGTCGGCCAGTGTCATCTTCGGCTTTTCACTCCTATTCGTGTTTCTGATTCTTGCGGCGCAGTACGAAAGCTGGACGCTTCCCTTCAGCGTCTTGTTGGTGACACCGGTCGCCGTTTTCGGGGCATTGGGAATCTTGTGGCTGCTCAAGCTGATCGCGCCTCAAGCCAGTGAGAACGACGTATTCGTCCAGATCGGCCTCGTGATGCTGATCGGCCTCTCCGCGAAGAATGCGATTCTCATCGTGGAGTTTGCAAAGGCGCAACTGGAACAAGGCAAGACGGTCATGGAGGCTGCGCTGGCCGCCGCCCGCCTGCGCCTCCGGCCGATCCTCATGACGGCGTTCGCCTTCATTCTCGGGGTGGTGCCGCTGATTCTCTCATCGGGTGCCGGCGCTCACGCCCGCATCCTCCTCGGCCTTACCGTATTCGGCGGTATGACGGCCGCGAGCCTGATTGGTATCTTTCTCATTCCAGTATCATTCTATGTCGTGGAATCGCTCACTCGACGAAAGACGTCTCCGCTCCGACCCGCACGGCAAGAGTATGAACCTCTGGAACTTGGTCCCCAACCGGACATGCATCACACATCGGTGGCGACGGTTCACAGTCGCAAAGAAGGAGGATCCTGACATGACAAGACTGCTGATCGCCGCGTTATTCATGGTCTCGCTGTCCGGTTGTCTGATGGGACCGGATTACAAGCGACCGGACACGCCTCAAGCCGAATCCTGGCGCATGACGGAAGCATCATCCGGTTCGATTGCGAACTTGCCCTGGTGGGAGTTGCTCAAGGACCAATCGCTGCAGCAATTGATCCGCACGGCATTACAGGAAAACCTGGATCTTCAGATGGCGGCCGCAAACATCGATGAGTACCAAGCTCAACTGACCATCTCCCAATACGACTTGATTCCATCCCTTTCCGCCTCGGGCACTGCGTTCGGATACCGGAACACGAACAACAACGTCCTACCGATTCCGGGCGCCGGCGCCGTTCCCATCTCGTCGGCACGTGACGGCACCACGCTGTCCCAGTTTTCGGGTGTCGTCGGTCTCAAGTGGGAAGTGGATCTCTGGGGCCGCATCCGCCGTTCGGTCGAAGCAGCCAGGGCGCAACTGCTGTCGAAACAGGAGAATCAGCGAGTCGTGGTACTCAGCTTGGTCGGGAACCTGGCGGAGAGCTATTTCGATCTCCGCGCCCTGGATTTCCAAGTGGACATCACCAAACGGACACTCAAAGCCTGGGACGATTCTGTTCGGCTTTCACGGCTCCGTTATCAAAAAGGGGACATTCCCAAGCTTGACCTCGACCGATTCGTGGCGGAACGAGAAGGTACAGCGGCACAATTGGCCGATCTGGAACGGCAGGTCGTTCAGCGAGAGAATCAGATTAGCGTGCTGCTGGGTCACAAACCCTCCGCAATTTCCCGGGGACGGGTGCTTACTGAACAACCCATCCCTCCGGAAGTTCCGCCGGGTCTGCCCTCCGAACTGCTCCAGCGGCGACCGGATATCATCCAAGCCGAACAGGAGCTGGTTGCGACGACAGCCAACATCGGCGTGGCCCAAGCCATGCGCTTTCCACAGTTGGCGCTCACCGGGCAGGCTGGAGGCGCGCAGGTCAACATATCCGACATGTCCTTCAACCCCTACGCCACATTTGTGGGAGCTGCTGCCTTAACCGCCCCCCTGTACAATGCAAGCGCACTCGGATATCACGTGAAAGTCGCAGAAGCTCGAGGGAACCAAGCCATTGCGCACTATCGAAAAGCGGTTCTTCAAGCGTTTCAGGAGGTGGAGGATGCGTTGATCTCGGTTCAGAAAACCCGAGAACAGCGCGACGCACAGGAGCTGCAAGTCC is a genomic window containing:
- a CDS encoding efflux transporter outer membrane subunit: MTRLLIAALFMVSLSGCLMGPDYKRPDTPQAESWRMTEASSGSIANLPWWELLKDQSLQQLIRTALQENLDLQMAAANIDEYQAQLTISQYDLIPSLSASGTAFGYRNTNNNVLPIPGAGAVPISSARDGTTLSQFSGVVGLKWEVDLWGRIRRSVEAARAQLLSKQENQRVVVLSLVGNLAESYFDLRALDFQVDITKRTLKAWDDSVRLSRLRYQKGDIPKLDLDRFVAEREGTAAQLADLERQVVQRENQISVLLGHKPSAISRGRVLTEQPIPPEVPPGLPSELLQRRPDIIQAEQELVATTANIGVAQAMRFPQLALTGQAGGAQVNISDMSFNPYATFVGAAALTAPLYNASALGYHVKVAEARGNQAIAHYRKAVLQAFQEVEDALISVQKTREQRDAQELQVQALESSLRLAELRYQGGRASYLDLLTVQRSLFDAELALAKTRRNQLVSVVKLYKALGGGWSPSGAGESNSSSTTQEPG
- a CDS encoding multidrug efflux RND transporter permease subunit, with the translated sequence MARFFINRPIVAMVISILMTLIGVVAMVQLPIAQFPNIAPPEIQLQATYPGADAVTLEQSVATPIEQQMNGVDNMLYMYSVNAGNGQTTLRVNFDVATKANDDQILAQMRYSQAESQLPQEVRNYGVTVKKATTSPLALFSLYSPNETYDNIWLANYAFININDPMSRVPGIGQVTIFGAGQYAMRFWVRPDVLAKLGITVPEILDAVKKQNTVNPAGQVGAEPIPAGQEFTYSVRAQGRLSTQEEFESIVVRANNDGSLVRLKDVARVELGAQSYNTIGRMNGKPAAIVAIYQLPGSNAIQTMDQAKQLMETLKKRFPGDLDYVISLDTTLSVREGIKEIVDTLWEALLLVIIVVFIFLQGWRATLIPLLAVPVSLVGTFMLFPLLGFSINTLSLFGLVLAIGLVVDDAIVVVEAVEHHIEQGLSPKEATLKAMQQVSGPVMAIALILVAVFVPTAFIPGITGRLYQQFAITIAVSVIISAFNALTLSPALSALLLRRKTQSRGPLGWFFGWFNRVFGRATDWYVRVCGGLIRKAAFSMLFLVLVAVASGWFGSKLPSGFLPMEDQGYLFLNVQLPTAASLQRTDAVCEKIQAILKETPGVQYATSVVGFSLLSTVSTTYNAFFFVTLAPWEERHQPEEKLLGIYQHIKGKLDGLSEAQAFAFPPPAIPGIGTSGGVSFILEDRAGKDVAFLAQQTEAFMDAARTRPEIERINTTFIPNAPQLFAKVDREKALKQDVNLGDVYQTVQAFMGGVMINYFNRFGRVWQVYVQADGEFRTRSENVGQFYVRNASGDAVPLSTLVSMESVDGPEFTMRYNGYRSAQLFVGAAPGYSSGQVMQALESVFKETMPGEMGYDYIGMSFQEKVAAAGVSASVIFGFSLLFVFLILAAQYESWTLPFSVLLVTPVAVFGALGILWLLKLIAPQASENDVFVQIGLVMLIGLSAKNAILIVEFAKAQLEQGKTVMEAALAAARLRLRPILMTAFAFILGVVPLILSSGAGAHARILLGLTVFGGMTAASLIGIFLIPVSFYVVESLTRRKTSPLRPARQEYEPLELGPQPDMHHTSVATVHSRKEGGS